DNA sequence from the Cohnella herbarum genome:
AGCACGTTCGAGAGCGAACGCCAGTATCGGCGGTTAGTTAATAATTCGCCGGATGCGATTGCCGTTCATCAAGACGGCGTCGTCGTATTCGCGAATCCGGCATGCGCAAAGCTGATGGGAGTCGGCGATTCGAATCAATTGATTGGTTTGCCGATGATGCAATTCGTTCACAAGCCTTATGCGGATATCGTCACGGATCGCGCTAACAGAGCAATGAATGACAAAGACGTCGAAGCATTGGACGAGCAGTTCGTCAGACTCGACGGAAGCTTGGTGGACGTTGAAGTAACGGCAATCGGATATCGTTATGAAGGGCGACCCGCGGTGCTTATCATAGCTAGGGAAATCGGTAGCCGCAAGGAAGCCGAACGGACGATGAAAGAAGCGAATGAGCTACTGTATCGTTTGTCAACGCTTGACGGTTTGACGAGCATTCCGAATAGACGGTCCTTCGATCAAGACTTGCGGAAAGCTTGGGACGAAGCTCTAAATACGCACGTAGAAGTCTCGTTGGTCTTATTCGATGTCGATAATTTTAAAGCGTTTAATGATTTCTACGGCCACCAAGCAGGAGATGCTTGCTTGCAGACCATCGCGCGCATAGCCGATGAGGAAGCCGGCAAATTAGGCGGTAGCGCGTATCGTTACGGCGGAGAAGAGTTCGCGATTTTGTTGCCTAATCATAATCGCGACAGCGCGAAGATCGCGGCCGAACAAGTCCGGCGCGCCGTAAACGATTATCGGCTCCCGAACGAAGGAATTTCCGCCGAAGCGATCGTAACGATCAGCGTCGGCGTCGCTACGTGGCCCAACTCGACGGATCAGTCGCCGGAGCAATGGTTGCGCGCGACGGATCAAGCTCTATATCAAGCGAAGTACCAAGGAAGAAATTCGATTTCCGAAGCTATGATTTCAATTAAATAACCCGAAATTGAACTTATTTCGTTGGAATCGGGGATATAACGCCTTATCGTTCGAAAAATCGGCATAGGTGGCAGGCTCATGCGAATAGAGATGGGTACTACGGCGAATTACGAGGTCAATCGTCGTTTGACGGAGGGCTATAAACCGTCTAAGCTAGAATAAAGCTTCTATACCCGTTGGATTTTGTTTTGAGCGAGTAAGCTATTTTTCAAAATATAAAGGAGGTGTACCTGTCCTCTCCGACTGGCGGAGGATAGGGATGATTTGGACGGTGACCCCTTTCCATTAAGCGTGGACTTGGTTTTGATTTTTGCATTGGTGTTTCTGAACGGCTTTTTCGTAGCGGCGGAATTCGCCATGGTCAAAGCACGCGGTTCTAGAATCGATTCGTTAGTACAAGAAGGGCATAAGAAAGCGAAGGTTGCTTCTCACCTAATGGATCATCTCGACGCGTATCTTTCGGCCTGTCAGCTCGGTATTACTCTCACTTCCCTTGGTCTTGGATGGATCGGCGAGCCTGCGATCGCCAGGATGCTCGCGCCGCTATTCGACACGATGAGCTTGAACGAGAATCTCGTTCACCCGATATCGTTCATTATCGGCTTTTCATTGATTACGATGCTTCACGTTGTTCTGGGACAGCTTGCGCCGAAGTCGGTTGCCATTCGCAAAGCCGAGATGGTTACGCTGTGGACCGCTACTCCGCTAATTTATTTCCGTAAAGTGATGAGTCCCTTTATATGGGTGCTCAACGGACTTGCGGGAATGCTGCTTAAGCCTTTCGGAATAGACAACTCGGAAGTGTCCTCTTCGGCCCATACCGAAGAAGAAATCAGGATTCTGGTAAAAGAGAGCCACAAGAGCGGGCTGATCGACAAAACCGAATTGACGCTTATGGATAATATTTTCGATTTCGCGGAAACCAATGCACGTGAAATTATGATTCCGCGGACAGAGATGAGCTGCTTGTACGGCAATCTCTCGTTCGAGGAGAATAAGACGATCGCGCTTCGCGAGATGCATACGAGGTATCCGGTATGCGAGAAGGATAAAGACAACATTATCGGCTTCGTGCATATTAAAGATTTGTTGAAAGTTCCGGACAATTCGATCCTGGACATTCGGGATTTAATGAGACCGATGACGACGGTACCGGAAAGCATGCCGATTAGTACGTTGCTTAAGCTCATGCAGAAAAGAAAATCGCAAATCGCGATTCTGATCGACGAGTACGGCGGTACTTCGGGTTTAGTTACGTTAGAGGATATCATGGAAGAAATCGTCGGAGAAATACAAGACGAGTTCGACGAGGAAAGACCCGATGTCGAACAAAGGGACGATAGCACTTATTCTATTAACGGTATGATGCTGATCGAGGAAGTGAACAGCTTTTTCGGATTAGATATTTCTACGGAAGATTACGATACGATCGGAGGCTGGATTTACTCGCAAATCGAGAATCCGCCTAAGAAAAATCAGTTCGTCATATCCGAGGAAGGCTTCCGCTTCACGATCGAAGAAACGGATTATCTGCGAATCTCCAGAATAGCGGTAACTCGCGCGGATGACGCCAATTGGGAGCCGCGCGCGGAAACGGGCTAATCGAATATTGCGTCACAACAAACAAGGCTGTCCGAGAGGGCAGCCTTGTTTGTTGATACATATCGATCAGGAAATAGATCAGGGTTATGGATTGTAACGGAAGCAACAGACGCTATTTTGCTATAAAACGCCCTACTTTAGCATAAATAATGGCGCGCGGCTCCGTTAGAATTTACAAACGCTCATTTTCGTCATAATAACGGCGTGCAGTTCCGTCCCTCAACTAGAGAGGTCTCTTCGAAGGTGGACGTACAAGAATCCGCAAGCGCCAACGAACGCGAACAATGCGCCGGTGCGGAACACGTACTCTAGTCCGAAGGCATCATACAGCCAGCCTCCTAACGTACCTGCTAACAGTCCGGCTAGACCGGACCAAACGACGGCGAACACGGCTTGGCCAGATGAACGGTACTCGTCGGGGATAAGGGCTTGCAAGGATCGTAAGGCGGTAATGTAGAAAATGGCGAACGTAACGGAATGCATCGTTTGCAGGGCGACCATCATCCAAGGTTCGCTCGCGTAGCTCAGCAAGCTTAGTCGAATGACGAAGAACGTACTTGCGACGGCTAACAACGGTATTTCGCGGAAGCGGTGTCCGAACTTCGCAAGCAGGAAGAACATCGGAATTTCGCTGACGGCCGAAGTGAGCGAAGCATAACCGATGACGGAATCGTCGGCGCCGATTTCTCTCATGGCAATGGATAGAAATCCTTCGTTCATCCGATGGGCAACCGATACGAACATAATCAATAAGAAGAAAACGACGGTTTGCCGTTTGCGGAGAAGTCCCCATAAACCGCTGAATTCGAATTTTTTTAACGTTGCTTGATAATCGCCGATGAAAAAAGAAAATACGAGCGTAACCAGAATAGTGACGATGGCGAGCGCGATCGTTAAGTCAGATCCGTATATTTTCAACAAGTACCCGAAAGCAACGGCGCAAACGGCATAACCAAGGGACCCGAACATGCGGATGGCCGGAAAGCTGCGCTTCATCTGATCCGCTGCAAGCAGGGAAACGCTATCCAGCATTGAGTTGATGGGCGTCTGGAACAAATAAAATAACGCCATGATCCCGGCCATGATCCCGAATTCCTTCTGCGGCAGAAGCAGCGCCAATGCCAAAATCTGTACGCAATAAAGGAGGCTGAGGATGCGTCGGAGGTTTTTGGTGCGGTCGCTTATAACGCCTACCGCTAGGTTGGATATGATGGATAAGAACGGGCCGACGGAATATATCGCTCCGATTTGCAGTTTCGTAAAGCCCTGACTTTCAAAATAGAGCGGAAAATAAGTTACGAGCAATACCATCGTCGCATAATTGGCGAATTGGAGCGTCCGTAACACGAATAGTTGATTTCTTGACGAATGAGATTGAACCATGGTTTAACGTCTCCTCTTCTGGATGCTGTGCGGTTACTTAGCCGTTCGGTGACTGCGCCTGAATAGCCATGCGAGGAAGGTTAGTTCCGCGATCAAACCGCCAGACTGCGCTAGGGAACCTAGAACCCCGTTCCAACCCGGTAAGAGGACGACGAGCAGGACGATGAGAATTGCCGTTACGATCGCATTGGCGAGCTGGGAGCCGAACATCAGCTTCGTTTCCCCGTGGGCCATGACGATACCGTTTAGAGTGTCCAGCCATGGAAATATAAGCACGAACGGGAAAAATCCTCGCAAAGCGTGAATGCAGGCCGTTAGCAATTCGTCTTTGACGCCAAGGACGTTGGAGAACATCCAAGAACCGATCGGCGTGAATGCCAATAGAAGCATCAGCAACGGAGGAATGAATCCCAGCATCAACGTGAATTTACGGACGATAGCCGGATTCGATCTGACGAACAGCAAGGCGATTTGGTGGAAATAGGTAAAGAAACCTAAGACCAAGTTCATTAAACTGCCGGCTACGGCGAACGAGGCCACCGCAAGCGTACCCCTCTCGGTCGATCCGAGGAGCGCGTTCAGGATGGGGAGCAGCCAGACGACGATGAGCGAGGAGTATAGCAACGGGTTATAGAAAGACATAACTTGTTTAGGCTTCGTAATCTCGCAATTTTCATCCTTCAAAGGCATATCTTTGAGCAGTCTGCTCGATTCCCACCAACTGATCG
Encoded proteins:
- a CDS encoding multi antimicrobial extrusion protein MatE; protein product: MSQDNGPVSLRRLFLFFIPMGISVLLINLSHVIINGTLARSSNPEIILAGYALAMSLLGVTEKPAVLFRQTCSALVRDRTSFRAVRSVSFYVFGSSVLFGGLVSYTPVGHWIFGAAYGADAIVEREAIHAFAALMFLSVFSGIRCLYQGVIIYKMRTRWLTIAMIFRLAGMFLLSQYFLHIGVTSALQGTIIFVFGMMIEASISWWESSRLLKDMPLKDENCEITKPKQVMSFYNPLLYSSLIVVWLLPILNALLGSTERGTLAVASFAVAGSLMNLVLGFFTYFHQIALLFVRSNPAIVRKFTLMLGFIPPLLMLLLAFTPIGSWMFSNVLGVKDELLTACIHALRGFFPFVLIFPWLDTLNGIVMAHGETKLMFGSQLANAIVTAILIVLLVVLLPGWNGVLGSLAQSGGLIAELTFLAWLFRRSHRTAK
- a CDS encoding hemolysin family protein, with amino-acid sequence MIFALVFLNGFFVAAEFAMVKARGSRIDSLVQEGHKKAKVASHLMDHLDAYLSACQLGITLTSLGLGWIGEPAIARMLAPLFDTMSLNENLVHPISFIIGFSLITMLHVVLGQLAPKSVAIRKAEMVTLWTATPLIYFRKVMSPFIWVLNGLAGMLLKPFGIDNSEVSSSAHTEEEIRILVKESHKSGLIDKTELTLMDNIFDFAETNAREIMIPRTEMSCLYGNLSFEENKTIALREMHTRYPVCEKDKDNIIGFVHIKDLLKVPDNSILDIRDLMRPMTTVPESMPISTLLKLMQKRKSQIAILIDEYGGTSGLVTLEDIMEEIVGEIQDEFDEERPDVEQRDDSTYSINGMMLIEEVNSFFGLDISTEDYDTIGGWIYSQIENPPKKNQFVISEEGFRFTIEETDYLRISRIAVTRADDANWEPRAETG
- a CDS encoding sensor domain-containing diguanylate cyclase translates to MRRNNWRLASLYICTMGLFLIVSLYNFMSFKEINDTTNRLTRDTYPIDHTINRMLIAIGNQETGIRGYLLTKDPAYLDQFEQGKSEAGQVKELWLDDEIKGGKFETEIASTFESLANVETSFIRVMAMIGNEQYGDAILALDDGEQDRERLLESFRRLETLLTATMKSGWSDQNKRAAFSMVMIIVGAIVTLIAIAATWLMFRTTKNALRSTFESERQYRRLVNNSPDAIAVHQDGVVVFANPACAKLMGVGDSNQLIGLPMMQFVHKPYADIVTDRANRAMNDKDVEALDEQFVRLDGSLVDVEVTAIGYRYEGRPAVLIIAREIGSRKEAERTMKEANELLYRLSTLDGLTSIPNRRSFDQDLRKAWDEALNTHVEVSLVLFDVDNFKAFNDFYGHQAGDACLQTIARIADEEAGKLGGSAYRYGGEEFAILLPNHNRDSAKIAAEQVRRAVNDYRLPNEGISAEAIVTISVGVATWPNSTDQSPEQWLRATDQALYQAKYQGRNSISEAMISIK
- a CDS encoding MFS transporter, with product MVQSHSSRNQLFVLRTLQFANYATMVLLVTYFPLYFESQGFTKLQIGAIYSVGPFLSIISNLAVGVISDRTKNLRRILSLLYCVQILALALLLPQKEFGIMAGIMALFYLFQTPINSMLDSVSLLAADQMKRSFPAIRMFGSLGYAVCAVAFGYLLKIYGSDLTIALAIVTILVTLVFSFFIGDYQATLKKFEFSGLWGLLRKRQTVVFFLLIMFVSVAHRMNEGFLSIAMREIGADDSVIGYASLTSAVSEIPMFFLLAKFGHRFREIPLLAVASTFFVIRLSLLSYASEPWMMVALQTMHSVTFAIFYITALRSLQALIPDEYRSSGQAVFAVVWSGLAGLLAGTLGGWLYDAFGLEYVFRTGALFAFVGACGFLYVHLRRDLSS